Proteins from a genomic interval of Cygnus olor isolate bCygOlo1 chromosome 9, bCygOlo1.pri.v2, whole genome shotgun sequence:
- the MFSD1 gene encoding major facilitator superfamily domain-containing protein 1 isoform X4, which yields MADEERALLGSEGGSGGAARRPPACHPRRLAHRLLVLALMCFLGFGSYFCYDNPAALQTQVQADMKVNTAQFMALYAWYSWPNVVLCFFGGFLIDRVFGIRLGTIIFSIFVCVGQVIFALGALLNAFWLMEAGRLVFGIGGESLAVAQNTYAVSWFKGKELNLVFGLQLSMARIGSTVNMNIMGWIYSRVQHLLGHSGHSTLGLTLMIGGITCLFSLGCALILAYLDKRAEKLLCKEQGKTGEVIKLTDVKDFSLSLWLIFLICVCYYGAVFPFIGLGKVFFIEKFQFSSQEASAIDSIVYIISAPMSPVFGLLVDKIGKNIIWVLCAVITTLASHIMLAFTFWNPWIAMSLLGVAYSLLACALWPMVAFVVPEHQLGTAYGFVTDSCSHAVFCESSHRW from the exons ATGGCGGACGAGGAGCGGGCGCTGCTGGGCTCCGAGGGCGGCTCCGGgggggccgcccgccgcccgcccgcctgcCACCCGCGGCGCCTGGCGCACCGCCTGCTCGTCCTGGCGCTCATGTGCTTCCTGGGCTTCG GCAGCTACTTCTGCTACGACAACCCGGCCGCCCTGCAGACGCAGGTCCAGGCG GATATGAAGGTGAACACGGCTCAGTTCATGGCGCTCTATGCCTGGTATTCCTGGCCCAACGTGGTTCTTTGCTTCTTTGGAGGCTTTCTGATAGACAGAGTATTTGGAATACG gtTGGGCACTATAATATTTAGCATCTTTGTTTGCGTTGGGCAG GTGATTTTTGCCTTGGGAGCACTGCTTAATGCTTTTTGGCTGATGGAAGCAGGCAGATTGGTATTTGG AATAGGTGGCGAATCCTTAGCGGTGGCCCAGAACACGTATGCAGTCAGTTGGTTTAAAGGCAAAGAGCTAAATCTCGTCTTTGGATTACAACTAAGCATGGCCAGAATT GGGAGCACAGTGAACATGAATATCATGGGATGGATATACTCCAGAGTTCAACATCTTCTGGGGCACAGTGGTCACAGTACTCTTGGGCTAACTCTCATGATAG GTGGCATAACGTGTCTCTTCTCACTGGGTTGCGCGCTAATCCTTGCTTATCTGGACAAGAGAGCAGAGAAACTCCTTTGTAAAGAGCAAGGGAAAACGG GTGAAGTGATTAAGCTAACTGATGTGAAGGACTTCTCTTTGTCACTGTGgcttatatttttaatctgtgtcTGTTACTACGGAGCGGTCTTTCCTTTCATCGGACTTGGGAA GGTCTTCTTTATTGAGAAATTCCAATTTTCATCTCAAGAAGCAAGTGCAATTGACAG CATTGTGTATATTATATCGGCACCCATGTCCCCTGTCTTTGGACTCCTGGTGGATAAAATTGGAAAGAATATCATATGGGTTCTATGTGCTGTGATAACTACGCTTGCTTCTCATATTATGTTGGCGTTCACCTTCTGGAACCCCTGGATAGCAATG AGTTTACTAGGAGTGGCCTACTCCTTGCTTGCCTGTGCCCTGTGGCCCATGGTGGCCTTTGTTGTTCCAGAACATCAGCTGGGAACTGCTTATGGCTT tgtcaCTGATAGCTGTAGTCATGCTGTATTTTGTGAATCATCTCACAG GTGGTGA
- the MFSD1 gene encoding major facilitator superfamily domain-containing protein 1 isoform X3, with protein MADEERALLGSEGGSGGAARRPPACHPRRLAHRLLVLALMCFLGFGSYFCYDNPAALQTQVQADMKVNTAQFMALYAWYSWPNVVLCFFGGFLIDRVFGIRLGTIIFSIFVCVGQVIFALGALLNAFWLMEAGRLVFGIGGESLAVAQNTYAVSWFKGKELNLVFGLQLSMARIGSTVNMNIMGWIYSRVQHLLGHSGHSTLGLTLMIGGITCLFSLGCALILAYLDKRAEKLLCKEQGKTGEVIKLTDVKDFSLSLWLIFLICVCYYGAVFPFIGLGKVFFIEKFQFSSQEASAIDSIVYIISAPMSPVFGLLVDKIGKNIIWVLCAVITTLASHIMLAFTFWNPWIAMSLLGVAYSLLACALWPMVAFVVPEHQLGTAYGFMQSIQNLGLAIISIAAGMILDTRGYLFLEVFFSACVCLSLIAVVMLYFVNHLTGGDLNWSARKREKLQKVAATE; from the exons ATGGCGGACGAGGAGCGGGCGCTGCTGGGCTCCGAGGGCGGCTCCGGgggggccgcccgccgcccgcccgcctgcCACCCGCGGCGCCTGGCGCACCGCCTGCTCGTCCTGGCGCTCATGTGCTTCCTGGGCTTCG GCAGCTACTTCTGCTACGACAACCCGGCCGCCCTGCAGACGCAGGTCCAGGCG GATATGAAGGTGAACACGGCTCAGTTCATGGCGCTCTATGCCTGGTATTCCTGGCCCAACGTGGTTCTTTGCTTCTTTGGAGGCTTTCTGATAGACAGAGTATTTGGAATACG gtTGGGCACTATAATATTTAGCATCTTTGTTTGCGTTGGGCAG GTGATTTTTGCCTTGGGAGCACTGCTTAATGCTTTTTGGCTGATGGAAGCAGGCAGATTGGTATTTGG AATAGGTGGCGAATCCTTAGCGGTGGCCCAGAACACGTATGCAGTCAGTTGGTTTAAAGGCAAAGAGCTAAATCTCGTCTTTGGATTACAACTAAGCATGGCCAGAATT GGGAGCACAGTGAACATGAATATCATGGGATGGATATACTCCAGAGTTCAACATCTTCTGGGGCACAGTGGTCACAGTACTCTTGGGCTAACTCTCATGATAG GTGGCATAACGTGTCTCTTCTCACTGGGTTGCGCGCTAATCCTTGCTTATCTGGACAAGAGAGCAGAGAAACTCCTTTGTAAAGAGCAAGGGAAAACGG GTGAAGTGATTAAGCTAACTGATGTGAAGGACTTCTCTTTGTCACTGTGgcttatatttttaatctgtgtcTGTTACTACGGAGCGGTCTTTCCTTTCATCGGACTTGGGAA GGTCTTCTTTATTGAGAAATTCCAATTTTCATCTCAAGAAGCAAGTGCAATTGACAG CATTGTGTATATTATATCGGCACCCATGTCCCCTGTCTTTGGACTCCTGGTGGATAAAATTGGAAAGAATATCATATGGGTTCTATGTGCTGTGATAACTACGCTTGCTTCTCATATTATGTTGGCGTTCACCTTCTGGAACCCCTGGATAGCAATG AGTTTACTAGGAGTGGCCTACTCCTTGCTTGCCTGTGCCCTGTGGCCCATGGTGGCCTTTGTTGTTCCAGAACATCAGCTGGGAACTGCTTATGGCTT CATGCAGTCTATCCAGAATCTTGGTCTGGCGATTATTTCTATAGCAGCTGGGATGATTCTGGACACAAGAGGATACTTGTTTCTTGAGGTCTTCTTCAGTGCTTGTGTTTGCT tgtcaCTGATAGCTGTAGTCATGCTGTATTTTGTGAATCATCTCACAG GTGGTGATCTTAACTGGTCtgcaaggaaaagggaaaagctgcaaaaagtaGCTGCAACCGAGTAA
- the MFSD1 gene encoding major facilitator superfamily domain-containing protein 1 isoform X2 has product MADEERALLGSEGGSGGAARRPPACHPRRLAHRLLVLALMCFLGFGSYFCYDNPAALQTQVQADMKVNTAQFMALYAWYSWPNVVLCFFGGFLIDRVFGIRLGTIIFSIFVCVGQVIFALGALLNAFWLMEAGRLVFGIGGESLAVAQNTYAVSWFKGKELNLVFGLQLSMARIGSTVNMNIMGWIYSRVQHLLGHSGHSTLGLTLMIGGITCLFSLGCALILAYLDKRAEKLLCKEQGKTGEVIKLTDVKDFSLSLWLIFLICVCYYGAVFPFIGLGKVFFIEKFQFSSQEASAIDSIVYIISAPMSPVFGLLVDKIGKNIIWVLCAVITTLASHIMLAFTFWNPWIAMSLLGVAYSLLACALWPMVAFVVPEHQLGTAYGFMQSIQNLGLAIISIAAGMILDTRGYLFLEVFFSACVCLSLIAVVMLYFVNHLTGGDLNWSARKREKLQKVAATEKES; this is encoded by the exons ATGGCGGACGAGGAGCGGGCGCTGCTGGGCTCCGAGGGCGGCTCCGGgggggccgcccgccgcccgcccgcctgcCACCCGCGGCGCCTGGCGCACCGCCTGCTCGTCCTGGCGCTCATGTGCTTCCTGGGCTTCG GCAGCTACTTCTGCTACGACAACCCGGCCGCCCTGCAGACGCAGGTCCAGGCG GATATGAAGGTGAACACGGCTCAGTTCATGGCGCTCTATGCCTGGTATTCCTGGCCCAACGTGGTTCTTTGCTTCTTTGGAGGCTTTCTGATAGACAGAGTATTTGGAATACG gtTGGGCACTATAATATTTAGCATCTTTGTTTGCGTTGGGCAG GTGATTTTTGCCTTGGGAGCACTGCTTAATGCTTTTTGGCTGATGGAAGCAGGCAGATTGGTATTTGG AATAGGTGGCGAATCCTTAGCGGTGGCCCAGAACACGTATGCAGTCAGTTGGTTTAAAGGCAAAGAGCTAAATCTCGTCTTTGGATTACAACTAAGCATGGCCAGAATT GGGAGCACAGTGAACATGAATATCATGGGATGGATATACTCCAGAGTTCAACATCTTCTGGGGCACAGTGGTCACAGTACTCTTGGGCTAACTCTCATGATAG GTGGCATAACGTGTCTCTTCTCACTGGGTTGCGCGCTAATCCTTGCTTATCTGGACAAGAGAGCAGAGAAACTCCTTTGTAAAGAGCAAGGGAAAACGG GTGAAGTGATTAAGCTAACTGATGTGAAGGACTTCTCTTTGTCACTGTGgcttatatttttaatctgtgtcTGTTACTACGGAGCGGTCTTTCCTTTCATCGGACTTGGGAA GGTCTTCTTTATTGAGAAATTCCAATTTTCATCTCAAGAAGCAAGTGCAATTGACAG CATTGTGTATATTATATCGGCACCCATGTCCCCTGTCTTTGGACTCCTGGTGGATAAAATTGGAAAGAATATCATATGGGTTCTATGTGCTGTGATAACTACGCTTGCTTCTCATATTATGTTGGCGTTCACCTTCTGGAACCCCTGGATAGCAATG AGTTTACTAGGAGTGGCCTACTCCTTGCTTGCCTGTGCCCTGTGGCCCATGGTGGCCTTTGTTGTTCCAGAACATCAGCTGGGAACTGCTTATGGCTT CATGCAGTCTATCCAGAATCTTGGTCTGGCGATTATTTCTATAGCAGCTGGGATGATTCTGGACACAAGAGGATACTTGTTTCTTGAGGTCTTCTTCAGTGCTTGTGTTTGCT tgtcaCTGATAGCTGTAGTCATGCTGTATTTTGTGAATCATCTCACAG GTGGTGATCTTAACTGGTCtgcaaggaaaagggaaaagctgcaaaaagtaGCTGCAACCGA
- the RARRES1 gene encoding retinoic acid receptor responder protein 1 produces the protein MQGLGAALPVLLLLLLSAQLPRPAVAEQPPWAPGVERALDPSSRLAVGAARVALHNYNFHAASPSGLRALGQVRKATMKSIPGVGQKCYLQFTTEDYRSRENAGSCLATVLYPKKKSPPAVNIKCINTKDEKQIQEEDNRLYQKLKRQTKPIIGSNIPDSFGNIEPALEPVWALAVAGSSYMMWEKSTEKVGYFMTQVKSVKQWMRKDDSLEFDYIILLHEMPTQEIISCHMRLIWLPGHPLKVKYTCDSENHRLEDGSGMESGSAAGIIHEREENF, from the exons ATGCAGGGGCTCGGTGCCGCTCtgcccgtcctcctcctcctcctcctcagcgCCCAGCTCCCGCGGCCGGCCGTGGCGGAGCAGCCGCCCTGGGCTCCGGGCGTCGAGCGGGCGCTGGACCCCAGCAGCCGCCTGGCCGTGGGGGCGGCGCGGGTGGCGCTGCACAACTACAACTTCCACGCGGCGTCCCCGAGCGGGCTGCGGGCGCTGGGGCAGGTCCGCAAGGCCACCATGAAG agCATTCCAGGAGTTGGTCAGAAGTGTTACCTGCAGTTCACTACCGAAGACTACAGAAGCAGG GAAAATGCTGGGAGCTGCCTTGCTACAGTCTTGTATCCGAAGAAAAAGTCTCCGCCTGCTGTCAATATCAAGTGCATAAACACCAAAGACGAGAAGCAAATCCAAGAAGAGGACAACAGATTATACCAAAAACTTAAGCGCCAAACCAAACCAATAATTGGAAGCAATATTCCAG ACAGCTTTGGAAATATTGAACCTGCCCTTGAGCCAGTGTGGGCTTTGGCTGTTGCTGGCAGCAGCTACATGATGTGGGAGAAATCAACAGAGAAAGTGGGTTACTTCATGACACAAGTCAAGTCTGTGAAGCAGTGG ATGAGGAAAGATGATTCCCTCGAGTTTGACTACATCATCCTGCTCCATGAAATGCCAACACAG GAAATTATTTCGTGTCACATGCGCCTCATTTGGCTTCCTGGTCACCCTCTGAAAGTGAAATACACCTGTGATTCAGAGAATCATCGGCTCGAAGATGGATCTGGAATGGAATCTGGATCGGCTGCTGGAATTATacatgaaagggaagaaaacttttaa